ttaaaaaataattttttaaaaaggcgcaCGcggctttaaaaaaatcctagccatgaatataggaatatttttgatggggtggggcaggggaagaatacagatgtaataaatagtaaataaataagtgtatgTAAGCATTTACTCTTGAGTCATACAAGaaaagcaaggggttggactagaagacctccaaggtcccttccaactctgttattctgttaaatccgAAGGAACAACCAAGTTGCAATCCACGGGaacggaaggaaaggagaagacttCCCACCGATCCTCCCCCACTCTGAAACGTTGGGGCTACAGTTTGTTACATCTCTTCGGAGAGTTACAACTCCCGGTGACCCGTCTCTGAACCGCGGAGGGGCGCAGAAGAAGCGCACCAGGGCTTCCGAAGAGCTGAGCGCAGCTTGCTCGCCCGCAAAGCTGGATCCACTTCAACCTTCCGGGGGTTCCCCGCGCCCTTGCCCGGCCGGGTCCCCCGACGACTCCCCCAAAAGGAGAGGCGCGCAAGGAGAGGCTGGCGCGCCGCGTCTCCAAAAGCGCGCTTTGGAGAGGTTCTCCAAACGCTGCGCTCCGGAAAGGCTTTCCTCCAAGCGCTGCTGCGCTCCGGAGCTGGCCGGCTCGGGCCAACCGGAGGATCGCTCCGGGGAAGAAGCCCCGGAGGAAGCTTCCAGCCCCCCGAAACCCCCTTACTCCTACGTGGCCCTGATCGCCATGGCCATCGAAGCCAGCCCGGGCCGGCGCTTGCCTTTACGCGCCATCTACCAATACATCGCCGGCCGCTTTCCTTACTACCGGCTGAGCCAGCGCGGTTGGCAGAACAGCGTGCGCCACAACCTGAGCCTCCACCAGTGCTTCGTCAAGCTGCCCGGCCCGCGCAAAGGCAGCGATTGGACTCTGGATCCGGCTTTTCGTGGCGCGTTCGAGCCGGGCAAGTATCTGCGGCGGAGACGCGGCCGGAGATCGGGACCGCCGGCCGCCGCACCGTCGgcaccgccgccgcctcctcctcgcgTGGAGACGCCCGTCCAGCGATCCTGCGGCCCGGCTGGATGCCTCTGGGGGTCCCCCGCGGCGGTGGGACAGCAGCCCCTCTCGCATCCTTtcggccaccaccaccaccacagccCGCCAGGGATCGTCCCCTTGGGCGTCTACGAGCCCGGGCCCCGCTTTTGGATTCCCCCGCAGCCGTTCCTTCTCCAGCCCTCGGCTCCGGGATCTTCCAACCCGCCCTTTTCCCCTTATTGGAGCTGGCAGGAGTCGCCCTATTCCCTAATGGAGCTGAAATGAGAACCGCctgccaagagaaaaaaaaaaaagctggaagaCAAAGCTAGTGCGCTTAGAAGCTTGGATGGTTGCAGGTTCAAGTTTCTAGTTCTGGGTGAGGACAGGCCTCGCTGCTTCTGATTTTCGATGTTCTTGTTAAAGGGTGCCACAGTTTCCTCTTCCTGGCTCCTTTGATGTCAGATGTTCAACAAAAGGTCTCCTCTTCTTGAGATCCCGACGGCACCTCTGCTCTCCAACCACAGTTTTGTCCTGCAGGACTAAAGCAACTAGGTGGCGCAAGGCTCGAATTCCAATTCTGCAAAGCCAGATtctggtggtggttgttgttgttgttgttgtttttttaaaaaaaaaccaccagaaagagagagcgagagaaagctCTGCACTCTTTTGAGTTTGCTGTTGACAGTGGCAGCCAAGTTGGTAAACTGCAACTCCCAACGTGCCATGGTATTAATTTCCGTCCCTGATGCAGATCAGCAGTactggggagggggctgcaaatggagacacccccccccccaagtatcCTGTTTGAAACTAGGCCAATTGTTTGcaacacacacaaatgccactTGGGTTTCCGACTGAGGAACTCCGCCATTGATCCAGCCTCTGGCATCGATAGATGTTCAAACCGGCAATTTTTTTAACCACTCCTGtgattttttttgggtggggtggggtggggtgaatgTTGCTTTTAAGTTGGGGaagtccttatttatttatttatttatttaatttagaagCATTCCAATCATTTGTACTAGGAAGAGGTCACTGACCTCGcccgtttttttgttttttttttcaaaagcgcGAAGAATTTTTCTGCTGCGATCTCGCAAATTATTTTCTTGCACGAGGATCACAACTCGGCAAAtgctggtttaaaaaaaatatatatccatttTGAAAAAATGTCTAGGCTGGGTTGACCA
Above is a genomic segment from Ahaetulla prasina isolate Xishuangbanna chromosome 18, ASM2864084v1, whole genome shotgun sequence containing:
- the LOC131187216 gene encoding forkhead box protein E3-like — encoded protein: MSDVQQKFVTSLRRVTTPGDPSLNRGGAQKKRTRASEELSAACSPAKLDPLQPSGGSPRPCPAGSPDDSPKRRGAQGEAGAPRLQKRALERFSKRCAPERLSSKRCCAPELAGSGQPEDRSGEEAPEEASSPPKPPYSYVALIAMAIEASPGRRLPLRAIYQYIAGRFPYYRLSQRGWQNSVRHNLSLHQCFVKLPGPRKGSDWTLDPAFRGAFEPGKYLRRRRGRRSGPPAAAPSAPPPPPPRVETPVQRSCGPAGCLWGSPAAVGQQPLSHPFGHHHHHSPPGIVPLGVYEPGPRFWIPPQPFLLQPSAPGSSNPPFSPYWSWQESPYSLMELK